A genomic stretch from Catellatospora citrea includes:
- a CDS encoding ATP-binding cassette domain-containing protein, with protein MAVNRTGLAVETSGLVKTFGKTRAVDGLDLAVPAGTVYGLLGPNGAGKTTAVRMLATLLRPDGGQARVFGHDLRTEADAVRTRVSLTGQYASVDEDLTGTENLILLSRLLGYRKPAARERAAQLLAAFGLTDAADRQVKKYSGGMRRRIDIAASILNTPDLLFLDEPTTGLDPRSRNQVWEIIRAVVAQGTTVLLTTQYLDEADQLAGRIAVIDEGKVIAEGTPGQLKSSIGAGTVHLRLRDAAQRPEAERILAKVLDTTVQQEADPVALTARVGGSGAAVDAAAAGSRALAELAGAGIVVDEFSLGQPSLDEVFLALTDKAARNEENA; from the coding sequence ATGGCGGTGAACCGAACCGGCCTGGCGGTGGAGACATCCGGGCTGGTCAAGACATTCGGCAAGACCCGGGCGGTGGACGGGCTCGACCTGGCGGTCCCCGCCGGGACGGTGTACGGCCTGCTCGGGCCCAACGGGGCGGGCAAGACCACGGCGGTGCGCATGCTCGCCACCCTGCTGCGCCCCGACGGGGGGCAGGCCCGGGTGTTCGGGCACGACCTGCGTACCGAGGCCGACGCGGTGCGCACCCGGGTCAGCCTGACCGGCCAGTACGCGTCCGTGGACGAGGACCTGACCGGCACCGAGAACCTGATCCTGCTGAGCAGGCTGCTCGGCTACCGCAAGCCGGCCGCCCGGGAGCGCGCCGCGCAGCTGCTGGCGGCGTTCGGGCTGACCGACGCGGCGGACCGGCAGGTGAAGAAGTACTCGGGCGGCATGCGGCGGCGCATCGACATCGCCGCCAGCATCCTGAACACGCCCGATCTGCTGTTCCTGGACGAGCCGACGACGGGCCTGGACCCGCGCAGCCGCAACCAGGTATGGGAGATCATCCGGGCGGTGGTGGCGCAGGGCACCACCGTGCTGCTGACCACGCAGTACCTGGACGAGGCGGACCAGCTCGCGGGCCGGATCGCGGTCATCGACGAGGGCAAGGTCATCGCGGAGGGCACCCCGGGGCAGCTCAAGTCCTCGATCGGGGCCGGCACGGTGCACCTGCGGCTGCGCGACGCCGCCCAGCGGCCCGAGGCGGAGCGGATCCTGGCGAAGGTGCTCGACACGACGGTGCAGCAGGAGGCCGACCCGGTGGCGCTGACCGCGCGCGTGGGCGGCTCAGGCGCTGCGGTGGACGCCGCCGCGGCGGGCTCGCGAGCCCTGGCCGAGCTGGCGGGGGCGGGCATCGTCGTCGACGAGTTCTCCCTCGGCCAGCCCAGCCTCGACGAGGTGTTCCTGGCCCTGACCGACAAGGCC